The proteins below come from a single Flavobacterium lindanitolerans genomic window:
- a CDS encoding OmpA family protein, which produces MKHLNKIFAAMLLAVGLNANAQDSDNPWAISFGANAVDTRFSAAQKFEDQFSNFFNAKDNWNILPSVSYLNVSRYIGSGFSFGVTGSVNRIDKFVNKVPGTYTTFETTNPGDLMYYAVDGVIKYSFMDLINSKVIDPFAHVGGGYTFFGDASYGTVNGGLGLTLWFTETVGLTLQSTYKHSFDENLRRPNGDVPTHIQHFAGLTFKFGGKDTDGDGIYDKDDACPDQAGLKQFQGCPDTDGDGIPDKDDACPEVAGLAAFQGCPDTDGDGIPDKDDACPNEAGTKAMNGCPDRDGDGVADNVDKCPDVKGPKENGGCPWPDRDGDGVFDKDDRCPDVKGTVANHGCPEITEEQVNKLNAYAKTILFNSGKSTFKPETMPVLEAINAILKEYPTSRFSIEGHTDSDGSNALNQTLSENRAAAVKNYLIENGIESSRLRSTGFGETKPIDTNKTAKGKANNRRVEVKLIKD; this is translated from the coding sequence ATGAAACATCTAAACAAAATTTTTGCTGCTATGTTGTTAGCTGTAGGCTTAAATGCCAATGCACAGGATAGCGACAATCCATGGGCTATTTCCTTTGGAGCTAATGCTGTAGATACAAGATTTAGTGCAGCTCAGAAATTTGAAGATCAGTTTTCGAATTTTTTCAATGCAAAAGACAACTGGAACATTTTGCCTTCAGTTTCTTATTTGAATGTATCTAGATACATAGGTTCTGGATTCTCTTTCGGAGTAACAGGATCTGTGAACAGAATTGATAAATTTGTGAATAAAGTTCCTGGAACTTACACTACTTTTGAAACTACTAATCCTGGTGATTTGATGTATTACGCAGTTGATGGTGTTATTAAGTACAGCTTCATGGACTTGATCAACTCTAAAGTTATTGATCCTTTCGCTCACGTTGGAGGTGGTTACACTTTCTTTGGTGATGCTAGCTACGGAACAGTAAACGGAGGTTTAGGTTTGACTTTATGGTTTACAGAAACTGTAGGTTTGACACTTCAATCTACTTACAAGCACTCATTTGATGAGAACTTGAGACGTCCAAACGGAGACGTTCCAACTCACATCCAGCACTTTGCAGGTCTTACTTTCAAATTCGGAGGTAAAGATACTGACGGTGACGGAATCTATGACAAAGATGATGCTTGTCCAGACCAGGCTGGTCTAAAACAATTCCAGGGATGTCCTGATACTGACGGTGACGGTATTCCTGATAAAGATGACGCTTGTCCAGAAGTTGCTGGTTTAGCAGCTTTCCAAGGATGTCCTGATACAGATGGTGACGGTATTCCTGATAAAGATGATGCTTGTCCAAACGAAGCTGGTACTAAAGCTATGAACGGATGTCCAGACAGAGACGGTGACGGTGTTGCTGACAATGTTGACAAATGTCCAGATGTTAAAGGACCAAAAGAAAATGGTGGATGCCCATGGCCAGATAGAGATGGTGACGGTGTATTCGATAAAGATGACAGATGTCCAGATGTGAAAGGTACAGTTGCTAACCACGGTTGTCCAGAAATCACTGAAGAGCAGGTTAACAAATTGAATGCTTACGCTAAAACTATCTTGTTCAACAGCGGTAAGTCTACATTCAAACCAGAAACTATGCCAGTATTGGAAGCTATCAACGCTATCCTTAAAGAATACCCAACTTCAAGATTCTCTATTGAAGGACACACTGACAGCGACGGTTCTAACGCGTTAAACCAAACGCTTTCTGAAAACAGAGCTGCAGCAGTTAAAAACTACTTGATTGAAAACGGAATCGAATCTTCTAGATTGAGATCTACAGGTTTCGGTGAAACTAAACCAATCGATACTAATAAAACTGCTAAAGGTAAAGCTAACAACAGAAGAGTTGAAGTAAAATTGATCAAAGATTAA
- a CDS encoding PD-(D/E)XK nuclease family protein, giving the protein MAETTFLDKIASIIVDGSTNTLSDLVVVLPNKRAKVFLIEALRNKTENTIFAPKIISIEDFIQDIAGIRSIDSIELIFEFYEVYLSITSKEKQQPFELFANWAKTLLQDFNEIDRYLLEPNHVLSYLKDIEDIKHWSVDAEKRTPMIDNYLQFWSLLPKYYEELYSHLLNKGIGYQGLIYRESVKNLNHFTNAIGRKEFLFAGFNALNASEEKIVQHLLATEKARIFWDADETFLNDPFHDAGLFLRRFKENWKHYKSHPFEWIADDFKQHKNIQIIGTPKTIGQAKIAGKIVEEHAGKETTLNKTAVVLGEENLLVPLLYSLPSSVTAMNITMGYSGKNNPAQILIAKLFKLHSNALSRNPNSYVFYYKDVLDVLTHPLIEPYSKTSDLVNTINQNNYTFITYNKLFELNQSQSDLFLLLFRKWDKGSMPVLETISGLLLQIKSNLSNDDEGEKITKAFVYSIFKVINKLMNYYSKHRHIDTIETLFAVYKQIIDLAEVSFEGEPLNGLQVMGVLESRVLDFETVIVTSMNEGKFPAGKSQNSFIPYDVKRELGLPTFKEKDAIYTYHFYHLLQRAKNIYLLYNTESEGLDGGEKSRFITQLEVEKQKNHNITHEIYNAALPDIAYRPIVIPKSESVMQRLKEIAEKGFSPSALTSYIRNPIQFYTQKILRISEVEEVEENIALNTLGTIIHETLRVLYEPYIGKFLSADDIKNCIKLIDEEVLKQFKIVYKEGEIKKGRNLLAFEVAKRNVLNFLKLELQEIEKSDDNAVKIVALEHTYERLLEHPDLPYPVLIKGNVDRIEQRNGKIRIIDYKTGKVDGKEVALKQWDKLTEEIKNDKIIQVLAYAFMYEPHLEGQEIEVGIISFKNLKSGFLPFQFKIDKTEISIVNEEISGNYIEQLVLLLNEILDKNIPFREKL; this is encoded by the coding sequence ATGGCAGAAACTACGTTTTTAGATAAAATCGCTTCTATAATAGTGGATGGGAGTACTAACACCTTGTCGGATCTGGTGGTCGTATTGCCAAACAAAAGAGCGAAGGTTTTTCTTATTGAAGCATTAAGAAATAAGACCGAAAACACCATTTTTGCTCCTAAAATTATCAGTATTGAAGACTTTATTCAGGATATAGCCGGTATCCGTTCCATTGACAGTATTGAACTCATATTTGAATTCTATGAGGTGTATCTGAGTATTACCAGTAAAGAAAAACAGCAGCCTTTTGAATTGTTTGCCAACTGGGCCAAAACCCTGTTACAGGATTTTAATGAAATAGACAGGTATCTTTTAGAACCCAACCATGTGCTTTCCTATCTCAAGGACATTGAAGACATCAAACATTGGTCTGTAGATGCCGAGAAAAGAACTCCAATGATTGATAATTACCTTCAGTTTTGGAGTCTGCTTCCCAAATATTATGAAGAATTATACAGCCATCTCTTAAATAAAGGAATTGGCTATCAGGGGTTGATTTACAGAGAATCTGTCAAGAACCTCAATCATTTCACAAATGCCATTGGCAGGAAAGAATTTCTTTTTGCCGGATTCAATGCCCTGAATGCTTCCGAAGAAAAAATCGTACAGCATTTATTGGCAACCGAAAAAGCCAGAATTTTTTGGGATGCCGACGAAACCTTCCTGAACGACCCATTCCATGATGCCGGACTATTTTTAAGACGTTTCAAAGAAAACTGGAAACATTACAAAAGCCATCCCTTTGAATGGATTGCAGACGATTTTAAGCAGCATAAAAACATACAGATAATAGGCACGCCCAAAACTATTGGCCAGGCAAAAATTGCAGGGAAAATCGTGGAAGAACATGCCGGAAAAGAAACCACACTAAATAAAACAGCAGTTGTTCTGGGAGAAGAAAATCTGCTGGTGCCGTTACTCTATTCCTTACCGTCTTCTGTAACTGCGATGAACATAACAATGGGATATTCCGGAAAGAATAATCCTGCTCAAATCTTAATAGCAAAACTTTTTAAGCTGCATTCCAATGCACTTTCCAGAAATCCGAACAGTTATGTTTTTTATTATAAAGATGTTTTGGATGTACTCACGCACCCGTTAATTGAACCTTATTCAAAAACATCCGACCTGGTCAATACCATCAATCAGAATAATTATACCTTTATTACCTATAACAAGCTTTTTGAGCTGAATCAGAGCCAAAGCGATTTGTTTTTATTGCTATTCCGAAAATGGGACAAGGGTTCAATGCCGGTTTTGGAAACGATTTCCGGTCTCTTACTTCAGATAAAATCCAATTTGAGTAATGATGATGAAGGAGAAAAAATAACAAAGGCATTCGTATATTCCATTTTTAAGGTAATCAATAAGCTAATGAATTATTATTCAAAACACAGGCATATTGACACCATAGAAACCCTTTTTGCGGTTTATAAGCAAATTATTGACCTGGCCGAAGTTTCTTTTGAAGGTGAGCCGCTTAACGGATTACAGGTTATGGGTGTGCTCGAAAGCCGTGTTCTGGATTTTGAAACGGTTATCGTCACTTCAATGAACGAAGGAAAATTTCCTGCGGGAAAGTCCCAAAATTCATTTATACCTTATGATGTCAAACGGGAATTGGGATTGCCAACGTTTAAAGAAAAAGACGCTATCTATACCTATCACTTTTATCATTTGCTGCAAAGGGCAAAAAACATCTATCTGCTTTACAATACAGAAAGTGAAGGATTGGATGGTGGAGAAAAGAGCCGGTTCATTACTCAGTTGGAGGTCGAAAAACAGAAAAACCATAACATAACGCATGAAATTTACAACGCTGCTTTGCCCGACATTGCCTATCGCCCCATAGTAATACCGAAATCGGAAAGCGTAATGCAGCGCCTTAAAGAAATTGCGGAAAAAGGCTTTTCACCATCCGCTTTGACAAGCTATATCCGAAACCCGATACAGTTCTATACGCAAAAGATTCTTCGTATTAGTGAAGTAGAAGAAGTTGAAGAGAATATCGCCTTAAATACATTGGGAACCATCATACACGAAACATTGCGTGTTTTGTATGAACCTTACATCGGTAAATTTTTATCAGCCGATGATATCAAAAATTGCATAAAACTGATTGATGAGGAAGTGCTGAAGCAATTTAAGATTGTTTACAAAGAAGGAGAAATCAAAAAAGGACGAAACCTGCTTGCTTTTGAAGTAGCGAAAAGGAACGTTCTTAATTTCCTAAAACTGGAATTGCAGGAAATTGAAAAAAGTGATGATAATGCTGTAAAGATAGTCGCCTTGGAACATACTTATGAAAGGCTTTTGGAGCATCCAGATCTGCCTTATCCGGTATTGATTAAAGGAAATGTAGACAGGATAGAACAACGAAACGGAAAAATCAGAATTATCGATTACAAGACGGGTAAAGTCGATGGTAAAGAAGTTGCGCTAAAACAATGGGACAAGCTGACAGAGGAAATAAAAAATGACAAGATTATCCAGGTGTTGGCGTATGCCTTTATGTATGAGCCTCATTTGGAAGGGCAAGAAATAGAAGTCGGGATTATTTCGTTTAAAAACCTGAAATCGGGCTTCCTGCCCTTTCAGTTTAAAATAGACAAGACCGAAATTTCAATCGTCAATGAAGAAATATCCGGTAACTATATTGAACAGCTGGTCCTGCTTTTAAATGAAATTCTGGATAAGAATATTCCTTTTAGGGAGAAACTTTAA
- a CDS encoding alpha/beta fold hydrolase, producing MKQIIYKNTTISYTDSGKGTAIVLLHGFLENSTMWAYFVPEFSKKYRIICIDLLGHGATEPMGYVHSMEDNADAVHAVLSELKIRKAAFVGHSMGGYVALAFAELYPHAVKGIVLLNSTSRADSDERKANRDRAIKAVKQNYTNFVRLSIANLFSENNRERLADEIENVKEEALKTPLQGIVASLEGMKIRKDREVILHFAPYPILLVLGKSDPVLNYDENIDQIENTSAKLLSFPDGHMSPIENREQLKKELPEFFKSI from the coding sequence TTGAAACAGATAATCTACAAAAACACGACTATTTCTTATACTGATTCCGGGAAGGGAACTGCTATTGTATTGCTTCATGGTTTTCTGGAAAACAGTACGATGTGGGCGTATTTTGTTCCGGAGTTTTCTAAGAAATACAGGATTATCTGTATTGATTTATTAGGTCATGGAGCAACAGAACCTATGGGTTATGTGCATTCTATGGAAGATAATGCCGATGCCGTACATGCCGTATTGTCTGAATTAAAAATCCGAAAAGCTGCTTTTGTAGGACATTCCATGGGTGGTTATGTTGCCCTCGCTTTTGCCGAATTGTATCCACACGCCGTCAAAGGAATTGTTTTACTCAATTCAACATCCAGAGCTGACAGTGACGAGCGCAAAGCAAATCGTGACCGCGCTATCAAAGCCGTAAAACAGAATTATACTAATTTTGTCCGCCTTTCTATAGCCAATCTGTTCAGCGAAAATAACCGCGAAAGACTGGCAGATGAAATTGAAAACGTAAAAGAAGAGGCCCTAAAAACACCTTTGCAAGGAATAGTAGCATCTCTTGAAGGCATGAAAATCAGAAAGGACCGTGAAGTTATATTGCATTTTGCTCCTTATCCAATTTTATTGGTTCTTGGCAAAAGTGACCCAGTCTTGAATTATGATGAGAATATTGACCAGATAGAAAATACTTCGGCAAAATTGCTTTCTTTCCCTGACGGACACATGAGCCCTATTGAAAACCGCGAACAACTCAAAAAAGAATTGCCGGAATTCTTTAAAAGCATTTAA
- a CDS encoding aminopeptidase P family protein, with protein sequence MKYHQIDRQLFIKNRQKFTAHMKPNSVAVFNSNDIYPVSADSTLPFAQHRDIFYLSGIDQEESILLLFPDAPYEHLKEILFLKETNEHIAIWEGEKLTKERAFEVSGIKTVIWLQDFHKTLKEIMAYADTIYINTNEHYRATIETETREARFVKWWKENYPAHKVEKSNPILQRLRSVKESEEIDLIQQACNITEKGFRRLLSFVKPNVTEYEIEAELIHEFIRNRSKGFAYTPIIASGNNANVLHYIENNQQCKAGDLILLDVAAEYANYSSDLSRTIPVSGRYTERQKAVYNAVLRVKNEATKMLVPGTLWKQYHVEVGKLMTSELLGLGLIDKADVQNENPDWPAYKKYFMHGTSHHMGLDTHDYGLLHEPMQANMVFTVEPGIYIPAEGFGIRLEDNVVVQQSGEPFNLMRNIPIEIEEIESLMNQ encoded by the coding sequence ATGAAATACCATCAGATAGACCGTCAGCTTTTTATCAAAAACCGACAAAAGTTCACGGCTCATATGAAACCAAACAGTGTTGCCGTTTTTAATTCCAATGACATTTATCCTGTTTCTGCAGACAGCACGCTGCCTTTTGCCCAACATAGAGATATTTTTTATTTAAGCGGCATTGACCAGGAAGAAAGCATACTGCTTCTTTTTCCGGATGCACCATACGAACACTTAAAGGAAATTCTTTTCCTGAAAGAAACAAATGAACATATTGCTATTTGGGAAGGCGAAAAACTAACCAAAGAAAGAGCTTTTGAGGTTTCCGGAATCAAAACCGTAATCTGGCTGCAGGATTTCCATAAGACCCTAAAAGAAATTATGGCTTATGCCGACACGATATATATCAACACCAATGAACACTATCGTGCAACGATTGAAACCGAAACCCGTGAAGCCCGTTTTGTAAAATGGTGGAAAGAAAATTATCCTGCCCATAAGGTAGAAAAATCAAATCCGATCCTGCAACGCCTGCGTTCTGTTAAAGAAAGTGAAGAAATTGACCTGATTCAGCAAGCCTGCAACATCACGGAAAAAGGATTCAGAAGATTATTGTCTTTTGTAAAACCTAACGTAACGGAATATGAAATTGAAGCAGAACTGATTCATGAGTTTATCCGAAACCGTTCCAAAGGATTTGCCTATACGCCAATTATTGCTTCCGGAAATAACGCAAACGTATTGCATTATATCGAAAATAACCAGCAGTGTAAGGCAGGCGATTTAATCTTGCTGGATGTGGCTGCTGAATATGCCAATTATTCCAGCGACCTGTCCAGAACGATTCCTGTTTCAGGCCGTTATACTGAAAGACAGAAAGCTGTTTATAATGCCGTGTTGAGAGTGAAAAATGAGGCTACGAAAATGCTTGTTCCGGGAACGCTTTGGAAACAATATCATGTAGAGGTTGGTAAATTGATGACTTCCGAATTATTAGGATTAGGACTAATTGATAAAGCCGATGTGCAAAATGAAAATCCGGATTGGCCGGCCTATAAAAAATATTTCATGCACGGAACTTCTCACCACATGGGATTGGACACGCACGATTACGGTTTACTTCACGAACCGATGCAGGCCAATATGGTATTTACCGTAGAACCCGGAATTTATATTCCTGCCGAAGGATTCGGTATCAGACTGGAAGATAACGTTGTTGTACAGCAAAGCGGGGAACCGTTTAACCTGATGCGAAATATTCCTATTGAAATTGAGGAAATTGAAAGTTTGATGAATCAGTAG
- a CDS encoding Crp/Fnr family transcriptional regulator: protein MKTAPSIFLDYLTVFSNTDDDSFPELLEKSKNAFTYLPLKKNDFFVKEGEICQHFCYIESGILQHAIMVDGEEKTTYLALRNSVTSSLNSFLFGKPSRKSIKAISDCGLWIVDLPTFKNLIENNEAFHQFYYNLIEKQLCLIDDYRIDLLTLSPEERYRKLLSTEPKLLQEVPLHYLASFLGISSRHMSRIRKNIK, encoded by the coding sequence ATGAAAACAGCTCCTTCTATTTTTTTAGACTATCTCACGGTATTTTCCAATACTGATGATGATTCATTTCCGGAGTTGCTTGAAAAATCAAAAAACGCCTTTACTTATCTGCCTTTAAAGAAAAACGACTTTTTTGTAAAAGAAGGTGAGATTTGCCAACATTTCTGCTATATCGAAAGCGGCATTCTGCAACATGCTATTATGGTCGATGGTGAAGAAAAAACAACCTATCTGGCATTACGTAATTCTGTCACCAGCTCCTTAAACAGCTTTTTATTTGGGAAACCATCCCGAAAAAGCATCAAGGCAATTTCGGATTGCGGTTTGTGGATTGTAGACCTGCCTACTTTTAAAAACCTGATTGAAAACAACGAGGCTTTTCACCAGTTTTATTACAATCTGATTGAAAAACAGCTCTGCCTTATCGATGATTACCGTATTGACCTCCTAACCTTATCTCCGGAAGAACGTTACAGAAAACTACTTTCAACAGAACCCAAACTGCTTCAGGAGGTTCCTTTGCATTACCTGGCTTCTTTTCTCGGGATTTCTTCCCGACACATGAGCCGTATTCGAAAAAACATAAAATAA
- a CDS encoding ChaN family lipoprotein → MKYFFHILALAVSFNLVAQDKLPYQLYDKNGKKTTYKKMLKEAGDAEVVLFGEHHDNSVVHWLQLEFTKDLAEKKSLVLGAEMIEADNQKQLNQYLKGEINQKAFDTLARLWNNHKTDYKPLVDFAKSKNLTFVAANIPRRYASLVYKQGFEALDKLSAEEKTWIAPLPIAYDKNLPGYVKMLSMMGDHAHENMPKAQAVKDATMAYFISKNLKPNTVFVHYNGTYHSDNFEGINWYLKRQNPSLKIMTIATVSQKDISKIEKENLKLADFIIVTDEDVTKTF, encoded by the coding sequence ATGAAATATTTTTTCCACATACTTGCTCTGGCCGTTTCGTTCAATTTAGTAGCTCAGGACAAGCTTCCGTACCAATTGTATGATAAAAACGGGAAGAAAACGACTTATAAAAAAATGTTGAAAGAAGCAGGAGATGCTGAAGTTGTTTTGTTTGGAGAACACCATGATAATTCTGTTGTACACTGGCTACAGCTGGAATTTACGAAAGACCTGGCGGAAAAAAAGTCATTGGTTCTGGGTGCAGAAATGATAGAAGCAGATAACCAGAAGCAACTCAACCAATATTTGAAAGGAGAAATCAATCAAAAAGCATTCGACACTTTGGCAAGGCTTTGGAACAACCACAAAACCGACTATAAGCCGCTGGTGGATTTTGCAAAATCTAAAAACCTGACCTTTGTGGCGGCTAATATCCCGAGAAGATATGCCAGTTTGGTGTACAAACAAGGTTTTGAAGCATTAGACAAACTGTCTGCAGAGGAAAAAACATGGATAGCACCTTTGCCAATAGCCTATGATAAGAATCTTCCCGGATATGTAAAAATGCTTAGTATGATGGGCGACCATGCCCATGAAAATATGCCAAAAGCACAGGCGGTAAAAGATGCTACAATGGCGTATTTCATTTCAAAAAATTTAAAGCCAAATACGGTTTTTGTGCACTATAACGGAACCTATCACAGCGATAATTTCGAAGGGATTAATTGGTATTTGAAACGTCAAAATCCGAGTTTGAAAATAATGACCATTGCTACGGTTTCTCAAAAAGATATCTCGAAAATTGAAAAAGAAAATCTAAAGTTGGCCGATTTTATAATCGTAACCGACGAAGATGTGACCAAAACTTTCTAA